In Candidatus Margulisiibacteriota bacterium, a single genomic region encodes these proteins:
- a CDS encoding DegT/DnrJ/EryC1/StrS family aminotransferase, producing the protein MPGFELIGEEERKAVNEIFDNGGVLYRYGLNDKRKNIFRVDMFEQQIAEKLGAKYCLCINTGTAAVKLGLVALGVKAGDEVITQSFTFIATAEAILELGAKPVICEIDRSLNMDPLDLEKKITKRTKAIIPVHMAGVAAKMDEILKIAKKHGIPVLEDSCQAMGGMYKGKYLGTIADAGTYSLDIGKVITAGEGGLLVTNSQTVYQKAKEYSDHGHENNPSLPRGEDTRTTWGFNYKITEFAGAVGMAQLKKLDFILSKQRENKKKLKDGIKSIQKIEFRELPDEKGDAGDTLIFFVESREKASAFAKTLVSKGFGTKNLPDAINWHYAGTWTQIFHDFPEYKGKDLEKVWAQSTGYLRRAIALPIMVNMTDDRIEAIITAVKNTAKEVL; encoded by the coding sequence ATGCCGGGATTTGAACTGATAGGTGAAGAGGAGAGAAAGGCTGTAAACGAGATATTTGATAACGGAGGCGTCTTGTACCGTTACGGGTTGAACGATAAAAGAAAGAACATATTCAGAGTGGATATGTTTGAGCAGCAGATAGCTGAAAAGCTGGGGGCAAAATATTGTTTATGTATCAATACAGGGACTGCCGCGGTCAAGCTTGGTCTTGTGGCTCTTGGCGTAAAAGCCGGGGACGAGGTGATAACCCAGAGTTTTACGTTTATCGCAACGGCAGAAGCGATACTTGAACTGGGAGCAAAACCAGTTATATGCGAAATAGACAGATCCCTGAATATGGACCCGTTGGACCTTGAAAAGAAGATAACAAAAAGGACAAAAGCGATAATACCCGTGCATATGGCAGGGGTCGCGGCAAAAATGGACGAGATACTTAAGATCGCCAAAAAACACGGTATCCCGGTCCTTGAGGACAGCTGTCAGGCGATGGGTGGGATGTATAAAGGAAAATATCTTGGGACTATCGCAGACGCGGGGACATACAGTCTTGATATCGGAAAGGTTATTACAGCGGGGGAAGGCGGACTCCTTGTCACAAACAGCCAGACGGTCTATCAAAAAGCGAAGGAATATTCTGATCACGGTCACGAGAACAATCCCTCTCTGCCCAGAGGCGAGGACACGCGCACAACCTGGGGATTTAATTATAAGATAACTGAATTTGCAGGGGCGGTAGGCATGGCCCAGCTGAAAAAACTTGACTTTATCCTCTCTAAGCAAAGGGAGAACAAGAAAAAGCTCAAGGACGGGATAAAAAGCATACAAAAGATCGAGTTCAGGGAGCTGCCGGATGAAAAAGGCGATGCAGGGGACACGTTAATATTTTTTGTCGAATCAAGGGAAAAAGCATCCGCCTTTGCAAAAACGCTTGTCTCAAAAGGCTTTGGCACAAAAAATCTTCCTGACGCGATCAACTGGCATTATGCCGGGACCTGGACTCAAATATTCCATGACTTCCCGGAATATAAAGGCAAGGACCTTGAAAAGGTCTGGGCGCAGTCAACAGGATATCTTAGACGCGCGATCGCGCTTCCGATAATGGTGAACATGACAGATGACAGGATAGAAGCAATCATAACCGCCGTAAAAAACACTGCCAAAGAGGTGCTGTAG
- a CDS encoding iron-containing alcohol dehydrogenase translates to MMGDFNFFVSTNLKYGAGQSEKIAEHIKDLGCQKVAVIIDKGVVNNTQIKKALDALKMSGRAPVDIYVNESVEPTYDYLEEFRKQFLGKGYDCMLGIGGGSALDLTKGIATLVTNEGTALSFRGFPKLKNRPLPVIAIPTTAGTGSEVTYNAVFTDSKEKKKLGINSTLNFPVLAIIDPLIYVGTPEKVAVSSGCDALVHTLESYVHKNHTPVSRMFSKEAFRLLFNNLRVMLEKPQDLDVWGGLALGAYLAGIALINAGSGPSGAFSYPLGAVYKVPHGYAGAVFIASITRTNVEKGYLDYADLYDLIEGSDKKLPVKEKNRKFSEEIQKLMDKLKVPRNLRDFGLKEEDIEFMVSQHDVLKGAIAQNPIEITKEDTKKIFSGLFR, encoded by the coding sequence ATGATGGGCGATTTTAATTTCTTTGTTTCGACAAATCTCAAATACGGAGCGGGCCAGAGCGAAAAAATAGCGGAACACATAAAGGATCTTGGATGCCAAAAAGTCGCGGTTATTATTGATAAGGGAGTTGTTAACAATACACAGATCAAAAAAGCGCTTGATGCTTTGAAAATGTCAGGGCGCGCGCCAGTTGATATCTATGTAAATGAATCCGTTGAGCCGACATACGATTATCTTGAGGAATTCAGGAAGCAATTCTTGGGCAAAGGATATGACTGCATGCTGGGGATCGGGGGCGGAAGCGCGTTGGACCTTACAAAAGGCATAGCTACACTGGTGACCAATGAGGGGACGGCACTCTCTTTTAGAGGCTTTCCAAAACTTAAGAACAGGCCTTTGCCTGTGATAGCTATCCCCACAACGGCAGGCACCGGCAGCGAGGTTACCTATAACGCCGTATTTACCGACTCAAAAGAAAAGAAAAAACTGGGGATAAATTCAACCCTCAATTTTCCGGTCTTGGCGATAATCGACCCCCTTATATATGTAGGCACTCCGGAAAAGGTGGCCGTGTCATCGGGGTGCGATGCGCTTGTACATACCCTGGAAAGCTATGTCCACAAAAATCATACTCCTGTCTCAAGGATGTTCTCAAAAGAAGCTTTCAGGCTCTTGTTCAATAATTTAAGAGTTATGCTTGAAAAGCCGCAGGACCTTGATGTCTGGGGAGGACTTGCTTTGGGGGCGTATCTTGCGGGGATAGCGCTAATAAACGCCGGCTCCGGCCCTTCGGGGGCTTTTTCATATCCGCTTGGCGCTGTTTATAAAGTTCCGCACGGATATGCCGGAGCGGTCTTTATAGCGTCCATAACGCGGACAAATGTTGAGAAAGGCTATCTTGATTATGCCGATCTCTACGACCTGATAGAGGGCTCTGATAAAAAACTTCCGGTCAAAGAAAAGAACCGGAAATTTTCTGAAGAGATACAAAAATTAATGGATAAATTAAAGGTCCCCAGAAACCTAAGGGATTTTGGGCTAAAAGAAGAGGACATTGAATTTATGGTGTCGCAGCATGATGTGCTCAAGGGAGCTATCGCCCAGAACCCGATAGAGATAACAAAAGAAGACACAAAAAAGATATTCAGCGGATTATTTAGATAG